From Myxocyprinus asiaticus isolate MX2 ecotype Aquarium Trade chromosome 10, UBuf_Myxa_2, whole genome shotgun sequence, the proteins below share one genomic window:
- the LOC127447006 gene encoding neuronal membrane glycoprotein M6-b-like isoform X3: protein METLYEDSEDERKEKQGCFECCIKCLGGVPYASLLATILCFSGVALFCGCGHVALTGTITILENHFSKITTDHAMLTDIIQLMQYVIYGIASFFFLYGIILLAEGFYTTSAVKELHSEFKTTICGRCISGMFVFLTYILGIAWLGVFGFSAVPVFLFYNMWSTCAAMRSPVANLTSIETICVDVRQYGIIPWNATPGKACGSTLEDICNTSEFYLSYHLYIVACAGAGATVIALLIYMMATTYNFAVLKFKSREDCCTKF, encoded by the exons GTTGTTTTGAATGCTGCATTAAATGTCTTGGTGGCGTGCCGTACGCGTCACTGCTGGCTACCATCCTGTGCTTCTCGGGTGTGGCGCTCTTTTGCGGCTGTGGGCATGTCGCCCTGACGGGCACCATCACCATCCTGGAGAACCACTTTTCTAAGATCACCACAGATCACGCAATGCTTACTGACAT AATCCAGCTGATGCAGTATGTTATATACGGTATTGCCTCTTTCTTCTTCCTGTATGGGATAATTCTGCTCGCGGAGGGATTTTACACCACCAGTGCTGTGAAGGAGCTCCACAGTGAATTCAAGACCACCATCTGTGGACGCTGCATAAGTGGAATG TTTGTATTCCTCACATACATCCTTGGCATTGCATGGTTGGGTGTGTTCGGCTTCTCTGCGGTTCCTGTGTTCCTGTTTTACAACATGTGGTCAACTTGCGCTGCCATGCGCTCACCGGTGGCCAACCTCACGTCCATCGAGACAATCTGTGTGGATGTGCGTCAATACG GGATTATTCCATGGAATGCAACACCGGGAAAAGCATGCGGCTCAACACTTGAAGATATTTGCAACACCAGTGAG TTCTACCTGTCGTATCATCTATATATTGTTGCCTGTGCTGGAGCCGGAGCTACAGTCATCGCTCTG CTCATCTACATGATGGCTACCACATATAACTTTGCTGTTTTGAAGTTTAAGAGTCGGGAGGACTGCTGCactaaattttaa
- the LOC127447006 gene encoding neuronal membrane glycoprotein M6-b-like isoform X2 produces MGCFECCIKCLGGVPYASLLATILCFSGVALFCGCGHVALTGTITILENHFSKITTDHAMLTDIIQLMQYVIYGIASFFFLYGIILLAEGFYTTSAVKELHSEFKTTICGRCISGMFVFLTYILGIAWLGVFGFSAVPVFLFYNMWSTCAAMRSPVANLTSIETICVDVRQYGIIPWNATPGKACGSTLEDICNTSEFYLSYHLYIVACAGAGATVIALIHYLMILSANWAYLKDASHLHAYQDIKMKEERELQDIQSHSKECLNSYS; encoded by the exons GTTGTTTTGAATGCTGCATTAAATGTCTTGGTGGCGTGCCGTACGCGTCACTGCTGGCTACCATCCTGTGCTTCTCGGGTGTGGCGCTCTTTTGCGGCTGTGGGCATGTCGCCCTGACGGGCACCATCACCATCCTGGAGAACCACTTTTCTAAGATCACCACAGATCACGCAATGCTTACTGACAT AATCCAGCTGATGCAGTATGTTATATACGGTATTGCCTCTTTCTTCTTCCTGTATGGGATAATTCTGCTCGCGGAGGGATTTTACACCACCAGTGCTGTGAAGGAGCTCCACAGTGAATTCAAGACCACCATCTGTGGACGCTGCATAAGTGGAATG TTTGTATTCCTCACATACATCCTTGGCATTGCATGGTTGGGTGTGTTCGGCTTCTCTGCGGTTCCTGTGTTCCTGTTTTACAACATGTGGTCAACTTGCGCTGCCATGCGCTCACCGGTGGCCAACCTCACGTCCATCGAGACAATCTGTGTGGATGTGCGTCAATACG GGATTATTCCATGGAATGCAACACCGGGAAAAGCATGCGGCTCAACACTTGAAGATATTTGCAACACCAGTGAG TTCTACCTGTCGTATCATCTATATATTGTTGCCTGTGCTGGAGCCGGAGCTACAGTCATCGCTCTG ATCCATTACCTCATGATCCTCTCGGCAAACTGGGCGTATCTGAAGGACGCCAGTCACCTGCACGCCTACCAGGACATTAAAATGAAGGAAGAGCGAGAACTGCAGGACATCCAGTCACACTCCAAAGAATGCCTCAATTCATACTCGTAA
- the LOC127447006 gene encoding neuronal membrane glycoprotein M6-b-like isoform X1, with the protein METLYEDSEDERKEKQGCFECCIKCLGGVPYASLLATILCFSGVALFCGCGHVALTGTITILENHFSKITTDHAMLTDIIQLMQYVIYGIASFFFLYGIILLAEGFYTTSAVKELHSEFKTTICGRCISGMFVFLTYILGIAWLGVFGFSAVPVFLFYNMWSTCAAMRSPVANLTSIETICVDVRQYGIIPWNATPGKACGSTLEDICNTSEFYLSYHLYIVACAGAGATVIALIHYLMILSANWAYLKDASHLHAYQDIKMKEERELQDIQSHSKECLNSYS; encoded by the exons GTTGTTTTGAATGCTGCATTAAATGTCTTGGTGGCGTGCCGTACGCGTCACTGCTGGCTACCATCCTGTGCTTCTCGGGTGTGGCGCTCTTTTGCGGCTGTGGGCATGTCGCCCTGACGGGCACCATCACCATCCTGGAGAACCACTTTTCTAAGATCACCACAGATCACGCAATGCTTACTGACAT AATCCAGCTGATGCAGTATGTTATATACGGTATTGCCTCTTTCTTCTTCCTGTATGGGATAATTCTGCTCGCGGAGGGATTTTACACCACCAGTGCTGTGAAGGAGCTCCACAGTGAATTCAAGACCACCATCTGTGGACGCTGCATAAGTGGAATG TTTGTATTCCTCACATACATCCTTGGCATTGCATGGTTGGGTGTGTTCGGCTTCTCTGCGGTTCCTGTGTTCCTGTTTTACAACATGTGGTCAACTTGCGCTGCCATGCGCTCACCGGTGGCCAACCTCACGTCCATCGAGACAATCTGTGTGGATGTGCGTCAATACG GGATTATTCCATGGAATGCAACACCGGGAAAAGCATGCGGCTCAACACTTGAAGATATTTGCAACACCAGTGAG TTCTACCTGTCGTATCATCTATATATTGTTGCCTGTGCTGGAGCCGGAGCTACAGTCATCGCTCTG ATCCATTACCTCATGATCCTCTCGGCAAACTGGGCGTATCTGAAGGACGCCAGTCACCTGCACGCCTACCAGGACATTAAAATGAAGGAAGAGCGAGAACTGCAGGACATCCAGTCACACTCCAAAGAATGCCTCAATTCATACTCGTAA